From the Helianthus annuus cultivar XRQ/B chromosome 17, HanXRQr2.0-SUNRISE, whole genome shotgun sequence genome, the window ACATTACATAGATCAAAATTAGTGGCTTTTATAAACGACGTATTTCCTCAAACATCACTTTTTTGTATTACTTTTTGCCGACCATAAATGGGACTTCATGGCTTGTTAATAGTTAACGCGCAAAAAAAcgacttttttttatatattcaaTTGGAAAATTTATTTTAAATGAAATTATATTAAGATAgaaggtaaacgggcaacaagctacGCCGCtatccctttttgaatagcaaaactaatgtgtttggggttgagttttgaaaatagattatgcgttttgaatgatcagaatcagataattagctgtaacaaaacgtgttgcagaaagatagtgtttggatttgattatgttgtttgatatcacaataatcagataatcaacaatttgagtgtttggcaaatatatatatttaaaaaaaaaataagtgaaatgacaaaaaatcagtttttggattatcacgttttcctgcagTAAGGGGTGACCTACTTTTGGATTATCACATTTTGAtctctacaaaacgtaaaaaatcagtttttattaattttttaccaaacactctaaatagattttttttgcgatttcaaaacacaataataaaaaaatcaagcaatcccaaacacccacttAACTACTGATTTAGAAAAACACAAACAACTTGGTTTTTACAGTTTTGACGGTTTAACAGTTTTAGACAAAAATGTATCTATTTTTTTAAAAGTTTGTATTAAACTTTAAAAAGATAACGATTATTcatgaatataatatatatacacaatgTCAAATCTCTAAAATGAAATATATCTAAATAAGAAATGTTAAGtggctttttttaatttataaagctAATTCTAAGTTTCAAACCATAAAACATTAAACCGTTAAAACGTAAAACTGTTAATTTATGGCAGGTTCTGTTTATTGGGTGTAATAAAGAAATAAACACCACAAGCAAACCCGAGCATGGTCTTCACTATAAGCACTTGTTTTACATGTTTCTAGTCTCGCAGGGCTACAACAAAGAAGCAAAAGTTGCGATCAAGGTAACAGTCGAGGGAAGCGTTGGACCAATCCGAGCTTTGGTAAAGTTGGGCTCGAGTGTTGACGAGACAATAAAGCTTGTTATGAAAAAATACAACGCGGAAAGGAGGTCCCCTCGACTTGTTCAAGATGACATGACTTCCTTTGAGTTACACCACTCAAACTTTAGTCTTCAATGTAAGTATACTATCTTACTCCAGGCAAAGTCAACTAGTTCAACATGTATATGCACCAAAGTAACAAATCTTATGTACAAGCTAGGAAAATAAACATTAactctttttatattttaatgatTTGTGTTCTAAATTCGTTTTTTTGACATAGGTTTGGATAAATCAAATATGATTGGCGAGATTGGGAGTAGAAGTTTCCATATGCGTAAAAGTGTCAACAACAATGGAGATATGTGCTCTAACACCTCTATTGTTGTAGCTGAGGCAGATGAGACTCCATATACATgttcaaatattttttttacaagttttaTACATGAAGGATTAAGAAAAATGATACAAAGAATGAGTAAGATTCAAAGGTTGTTGGGTTGTTTTGGTGGGTGAATTTGAAGCCGTGCCTTAAAACAATGATATGAAGACAAATATATGTACATACATAGTATATAAACATTGGACAATTGGTAATTTGGTATACATACAATTGATGTATAATGAATTATATTTTGTTAACCAATACATACATTTTCTATTCAAAGGTTGATGATTCATGTTAATAGCAGAAAGGATTATATAAGGTAAAGTATGTTATCATGGCAATGGGATTTACAATTACCATACTTTAGTGCAATTAAAGTATGCTTCATGGCAACACGAGCTAACAAAGGACCTATGATGTGCTCAGCGCTCGTCGTTAAGACTTGAGTCACTAGACACCCACCCCTTTATTTTTTGTTAGTTGATTCCGCTTAAGATTATGTGTTATAGTACTTATCTCTCACTGTTACCCTAACTTCACATCAACATATCCTTCCGTCTCTCATCTCTATGTTATACTTGCTCATCCCTCACCATTCACcccttttttatatttttttaaacaactaAATACATAGAGAGAGAGATAAAATAACAATtggaataataaaaaaaaaagaataagaaaATGGATAATGGATAATAAGGCAGACATGATTTACGAGACTACCAACAGACTATTAGTGAATAAGTGCCTTGCCTCTTCCTTAAGCAAACAGACCTCCCTTTAAAACCTATGTCTATATCTATATCTACGCATCTTTTCACGCGAACGCAACTAATTCCGTTAATCTATGTCACAGAACCCTGTCCGTCCAACAATTCCGGTCAATCGGAGAATCAAACCTCCTCATCCATCACCGTCTACTCACAGACTTCACCGTGTTCGTCGATCGTCGAACAAAAAACCGAAATTTATCAAGCGATACAACTCCGAGCCTACTTTATTGACCGCTGGAATTCCTATCGACAGTCCTGGTGTCGGGGATGATAATCCGGATTTGACTCCGCCAGGTGATAATTGGCTGCTGTTTCAGAGTCGGATTTCAACGAAAATATTCTCGTCTTCTCCAGAGTTGCTGCCTTATTCGCCTGAAAAAAATGTGGTAACACAAAAATCAATTCACTAATCTTCAAATTGTTTGATGTAGGATACCCGGTtgtgttacaaatttacaatgTCGATTGAAGTGATCAGAACGATTTTGTTTTCGATCGAGAATGAAAAATAAGAAAATTGATTTTGATATCGATCTTGATTAGTGGATAAAACTTCATATTAGCCATTGATAAATTGAATAGTGTATAGTAATTTCTTGATCCTTAAGACTCGCTTCGCCTTTAGTAGATTCGAAAGGGAGTTAAGACGCAACTTGTCGCTTGTTTACATGCCACTTGTTTGTAATTGGTTATTTTGGCGTATCAACTTATGTGTGTAGACTATTATACATTTACCCACAGAAGTCTGTGTTCTTGGGTGTGATGGTAACGTCGTCGACTTGTCGTGTCAATGGCAACAAATTTTATTGTTACATTGCATAGATTGATTGATTGCCATAAAAATATAACAAGGTAATCAAAATTGGTGGCTCTTATTGTATTACTTTTTGCCGACCCAAAAATGGGACTTGGGTCATCTCATCTTCATGACTAGTGATGACTTGTTAATagttaacccccccccccccccccacacacacacacaccaagaAAACGACATTCCAACAACCTAATTTATATTGGTTCTCTTGATTTCTAGTAAtttctataaaaaaaaattagatcgATGTAGTAACTACGGTTTTAGGAAAGAGGAAAAAAAA encodes:
- the LOC110921423 gene encoding uncharacterized protein At4g22758 — translated: MSQKPARRTILVNRRIKPPHPSSSAHKLHRKVVVSRSSNKKSKFIKRCNSEPTLLTSRISIADVGAGVGDDQRYITPPGDSSLLFMSRISTNIYSSSPELLPNSPDQIEGYNKEAKVAIKVTVEGSVGPIRALVKLGSSVDETIKLVMKKYNAERRSPRLVQDDMTSFELHHSNFSLQCLDKSNMIGEIGSRSFHMRKSVNNNGDMCSNTSIVVAEADETPYTCSNIFFTSFIHEGLRKMIQRMSKIQRLLGCFGG